The genomic interval NNNNNNNNNNNNNNNNNNNNNNNNNNNNNNNNNNNNNNNNNNNNNNNNNNNNNNNNNNNNNNNNNNNNNNNNNNNNNNNNNNNNNNNNNNNNNNNNNNNNNNNNNNNNNNNNNNNNNNNNNNNNNNNNNNNNNNNNNNNNNNNNNNNNNNNNNNNNNNNNNNNNNNNNNNNNNNNNNNNNNNNNNNNNNNNNNNNNNNNNNNNNNNNNNNNNNNNNNNNNNNNNNNNNNNNNNNNNNNNNNNNNNNNNNNNNNNNNNNNNNNNNNNNNNNNNNNNNNNNNNNNNNNNNNNNNNNNNNNNNNNNNNNNNNNNNNNNNNNNNNNNNNNNNNNNNNNNNNNNNNNNNNNNNNNNNNNNNNNNNNNNNNNNNNNNNNNNNNNNNNNNNNNNNNNNNNNNNNNNNNNNNNNNNNNNNNNNNNNNNNNNNNNNNNNNNNNNNNNNNNNNNNNNNNNNNNNNNNNNNNNNNNNNNNNNNNNNNNNNNNNNNNNNNNNNNNNNNNNNNNNNNNNNNNNNNNNNNNNNNNNNNNNNNNNNNNNNNNNNNNNNNNNNNNNNNNNNNNNNNNNNNNNNNNNNNNNNNNNNNNNNNNNNNNNNNNNNNNNNNNNNNNNNNNNNNNNNNNNNNNNNNNNNNNNNNNNNNNNNNNNNNNNNNNNNNNNNNNNNNNNNNNNNNNNNNNNNNNNNNNNNNNNNNNNNNNNNNNNNNNNNNNNNNNNNNNNNNNNNNNNNNNNNNNNNNNNNNNNNNNNNNNNNNNNNNNNNNNNNNNNNNNNNNNNNNNNNNNNNNNNNNNNNNNNNNNNNNNNNNNNNNNNNNNNNNNNNNNNNNNNNNNNNNNNNNNNNNNNNNNNNNNNNNNtacaaaggataatagatggaaaacatcaacttaaggagcaaaactacaccctagaagaagcaagaaggaaacctttctacaaatccacacaaacctaattccacctcttacaacaaaaacaacaggaagtgacaattactttttcttaatatattaatttgaaaattaatattaccagcatacactaatcgattgaaatccaataatatgaggaattggaaatttgttgatggtcatccaatgctctctctaatttggtaattggagaaataggtccaacattgtatacACTAtactatatacactgtcagcttgtttgttcaggacagtgtcttgctgtgtacaacataagggtcttgaaatcttgcttctcttatctcagcctctctattagtagtagtgtttatttcatgtttttacactatactatggttttcagaccagcttatatatttcaaaagtatttatatatccaaaagaaacatagatgattaactagggaggtggcttgtaagagaacaacaaagtgagactgaatgctttgcttgacatttgtaacttttgtatcaagtttgaagaagaggactttataagttactctttctctgagatgaatgcttttccaaattatcacagctaaggaaccaaattcttacccacacctaatgtctgtgccaccgtccaagcagaaccattgttcattgaaacagttggtgaatgactttatggatagaccatcttaatacctacaccatttcttaaatgaatgtaacctgttctctgtgagctgagaatgaagtcactcactcaagtcaaatatctttgaccatagcaggaagtctgtatccaaaaattgagcctacaattcatttcttggtgcagcagaactatcaactctcagcttagctacaatggaggtaaaatcttttggtgatgtgagggtcattgaaatacagccttattacaatgaaaaaagaaaagaaaagaaaagaaaagaaaagagaagagaagaaaagtgcTCATTTGACTGTAGGATTTACAGAGCTGATGTCCATGGTGGTGAGGCATACATACAGAAGAGCTTACgtgtaggaggcagagaggaagacacTAGGGATGGTACGaatcttttgaaacatcaaagcccatcATCTTCCAACAACTCCCTAACCCTTCCCAAGCAagttccatcaactggggactAGGTATTTAAACATGCAAACCTATGAGGACCATTCCCATTCCAAGCTCTCAGCACCCGCACCGGGGGCAGGGTGCTTTACATCTGCCTGTATGTCCAGCTCCCAGGAACCTGAAGCCTCTAGCCCCTGTAGCAATGCACACGTACACAAGAATTCCCTTTTAATTCCAGCGTGGCGCAGAATGGGCTCCTGAGCTTCCCCCTGACCCCAGCccaggagctattggcagttagCGACAGGCTATTCATGTCCCGGTGTGGGAACCCACAGCCATTCACATATGGGCAGTACCAACTGGACTCAGTAGGTTATAAAACGAAAGTCAATTTAGAAAagaggaaaaccaggaagggaggATATACTTGGGGGCATGAGGGAGGTGGCAGGATGGGAGGTAAACATGGACATAatcactcttcctccctccttattTCCTAGCTGACCCCAAGGCCCTCTTTCTCCATAAACAGTGCTGGCCCTTGCCCTCCATATTTCCagaatgttccttgagccttCACTCCCTCCTCCAGCACTAGCCAAATGTCAACTCTACACTACAGTTGTGATCTGAGGCAAGATGAACCAGAGCCCTTGTCTGCTGGGCACATGGTCTGTGAGGGTGGGCATTACCCTGGCCTGAGTGGTCTCCAGGACCACACGAGTCTGTTGCTCTGCCTGTTGGATCATCTCATTCCGCATCTGTAGGTCATCGTGTAAGCCCTTCCACCTCCTCAGGTGGTCCTTGTCGGTGTTGACCTGATCCTGCAGCTCCTTGGTTTGGGTGTTCAGCTCTTCAATGGTCTGCTCACTGTTGGCGAGCTCTGTCTTTAAGTCAGCCACTTTCTGGGGAGAACCCAGAGGGTCAGAACATTAGTGGTCCTTACCAATTCCTTCCAAAAGGTGGAGGCAATGAACCTTGGGTTCCTGCCACCCAGCCCAGCTGCTGCCAGACCCCCAGAGTGGGTCTGTTGAGTGAAGTGCTGCCTGGATGAAGAAGCCCAACTCAAGTGTGCCATGCTCCAGCCTTATCATGTCCAACATGGTAGCCCAGCCCACAAGAATGGTAGCCCAGCCCAAGCCATCACCTGTCGAAGGATCAGGTTTTCCTTTTCGATGAGTCCCATTACTTCCTGATGTTTCTTTTCCTCCCGAAGGCTGGAGAACTGCAGAGCAGACAGTGGAGTCAGCCTGGGTCCCAGGCCCAGGGCAGATGAAGCACAGACCCGACCTGCCTCCCTGGTCCTCCCAGGAATGAACACTATGGGGTTCTGCTAGAAGGTTGTGGACGGAGAGAGAGAGCCCAAGGGCACATGAAGCAGAGCCAATAAAGCCAGACTGTTCACAGAGAAGCAAAGGCAGTACTGGTCACATTCATTGTCCTGTAAGTGTCAGAGAGGAATAGTGGTCAGTGACCAGCTGTTACAGGAAGTTAAGAGCCTTGTGTGCTGAGTTGTGGCCATTCTCAGCCTCCTGCCTAGAGACCCAGAATCCAGGAAAGAAACCTTTACTTGTAGCAAAGACACTTTCCAGCTTCCTAGCTCTCAAGGGATCTTGACTACCCCAAATATTAGATGTGCTCTACAGAAACTCCAGGCAACCACTCTGCCAGGATCACAGTGTAGCCACCTGCATAGTCCCAGGACCAGGCAGCCATGGGGCAGCAAGTTTAACAGAAATAGAGGCCATGTTGGTCTATGGGCATGACTGTAGGGAGATTGTCTTGATGGTTAATTTCTATGGGAAGGGCCAAGCCTGAACATAGGCAGCTCCCTTTCCTGGCTGGGGCCCTGGGCTGTGCAGGAGTGAACCCTGTTCTCTGAGCATTAAGCAAGACAGCATTCATCCTCTCTGCTCTTGAATGTGGATTTTAGCTGCTTCTGGCTCCAGCCTTGACTTTGCTGCCGTGAGGGACTGTGATCTGGATTCGATCACCTATGAGGGGAAATGAACTGTTGGTCCCCAAGCTGCTTTCTGTCAGGAGGTTGTGTCAGAGCGACAGAAAAGAGACTAGAACAAAGACATGCACAGCAATTCAAACAAAGATCTAGAACACAGGACCCAAGTCCCAAAGGCCACAGCATGCCTCTACAGTGTGCTATGACACATCAGGCTAAGAAGGAACAAGTCAGTGTGGGAGGGGAAGGACTCTGTTCTATTTAAGAGACAGGCCACTAAGAATTTTGACCATGCTCCAAAGAGATAGATAACACAAAATggacttattttttcttttcttctttaaaattatttttatctttacttcttttgggagggggagaggtcacaaggcaagcagatatGGAAAGACTGGGAAGTGACTGTGACTGGGATGCATGAGATGAAACTCTCAATGTTAGGtaaaaataagggctggagagacggctcattGGCTAGGGGctctgactactcttccagacaacaggggttcaattcccagcacccacatggcagcttacaactgtccatATTCTGATTTCAGGggcatctgacaccttcacacagacaatcatacaggcaaaacactagtCAATGCtccaaaaatatacacatatttttaaaaaggaacaactctGCAGTTTTAGGACACCCTGGACAGAGGCAGGATCTCACAGCTTTCCAGGAGACAACCTTTAAGACACAGGATTTTTGACCTTGGACTTCTCACCAGCAGGTCTGTAAGCTACAAGAGCAATTCCTTCACCTTTGTAGCAGGGTGGGATAAGGATTTCCCAACTATGCTCAACCTGACGCTTCTCAGTGCGTAGAATCAAGGCATTTTCAGGTAGCTTGTATTCCTGAAGCTTTACAGACATATTTCCTTTCAAAAAAGCCTCTAAATGttctatgcaaaaaaaaaaaaaaaaaaaatcaggccgtCATCAAGAAAGAGAAGCACCTGGGCACAGAGGCTTAAGAGCAGGGCTCAAGCCTCAGCATTTGTTTAGTGAAACTCATATGTCTCAAGCAACAGCTACAGGGATGCTCACAAACATGGCCCTCACTCAAGTTGCAATAAGATGAtgcaaggaaggaaaagagagggacgAGGAGAGGGACACCTGCCCAGGCAAGGCAGGTGAGGAACCAGGGAAAGAGGCAGACATTTGCTGATGTCTCAGTGAAGGTGACTCTTTGAGGAGCATTATCTGGTGCCTCAGTGGAGTTTCCTGAAGAATTTGCTAGAAGACTTAGACGCCATTGTTGTGGGAGGGGGGTATATGAGAGGGAGGAACTTGTGGAGTAGCTAGGGGGTTAGAAAACACCTACCAATTCATAACACATTTTATCTTGAATATTGGTAAAAAAANNNNNNNNNNNNNNNNNNNAAAAAAGTATGAGTAAGCCCCGTAGCTAAGCATCCTTTAAAAGTGGCTAGTTAGCCCTGACACTCAGGGACCAGCAAATGTGTAGGAAGTGACCAAGGTTACCATGGCACAGAACAAAAGGACACATATTCTAGACCAAAGAACAGCAGGGCTGTGGTTGTCCACAAACTCAGGTAGGAATCTTGGCTCTGCTGTcaccagctggtgccctgagcttGGACTCTATTCCTACACAAGGCCATGCTCCCTGAGCTGCTGGGCCTACTGGGCTCTGCCATCTGTGCTCACTGAGACAGGCTAGTACTGTTGCTGATTGCATGACCACACCACCTTGTCTGTCATGTCTTGTATCTGCCGCTTCCGTTCCCGgagttccttctccagcagctCATTTTCCGTGGTGACCTTTCGCAGCTGAGATTCTTGGAAGTCAGTTTGCCGCTGCAAAGACGTGATAGCTCCTAAGAGTAAAGGCAGGGCCAGAGAGTGAGGACCTGGCTCTGAGTGGCTTGTCTGAATGACTGGTCGCCCTTCCTGGTACAGCTCCTGGTAGAGAGGAAGCTGCATCCCCTGCTTCTCTTGCAGAGTTGGCAGACCCGAGCTTCCATACCCCACCACATCAGCCCCCTGGCCCCTACCTGTGGCCATGGAATATCTGGACCTAGTGAATTCCAGTTCACTCTGGAAGTCCACCAACATCCGCTCATACTCCTCCAGCTGGGCCATCAGCTCCTCCTCAAAGGACTCCGTCATGGAGTATGACCTCTTGGGTtggtgctcctcctcctccctcagctcccACGATCTCTCTTCCTCATCCACCGATATCTCTTCCTCCTCGgttccttttgtttcctcttcctcctcctcagggcCCACCTCCAGCAGAGTCCCAGTCTTGCTCTGGATGGGCCTAAGTTTGGCAGGTGCGGCCTCCTCGGGTGGCCCCTCAGAGCTCTTTTCCTCTACAGCGCTTCCTGGTTCCATGTGCAGCTCCTTGCTGCTCTCTGCCAGGTTATATTCCTCCTgcatctgggggggggggcagagagaaaAGGGCTGTGGAATGGATGCCCCCAGGTACAGGGGCGAGGTACCAACTCTAGGAAGCAACCCCGTTCCTTTGTCTCCTCCTGTCAGGTGGGAAGGGGCACTGAGCTCATCCACTGCCCTCATCTGcacttggggtgggggtgctggGGCCGCCTAGCACCCATCCTCCCCTAGCAGGAACAGAGAGTGAAAGCTTGGGCTCCAGCCAGCTCCGCACCTGCATCCAGCGCTGTAGCTCATCCTCTTCTTTGTACATGGTCTTCAGTGTGCCCACCCTCCCGAGCTTCAAAGGTGTCTCAGAGGACCGTTCCTACCAGATGCAGCTGTCAACCTCAGGCTCTCCAAACAAAAGCCCTAGGTgagtcctcccctcctccctcacccctcaGAGGGAGACATGTGTCCAAGTATGCATGGGTGACTACAGAGGAGGGTGAGAAAGTGGTGCTCTCTAGAAGAGCAAGGCAAAGGCCTGTGGAGAACAACTCCAGGGGACAGCAGGGCTCTGGGTCCCACCAGATCAGTTTCAGCACACACTTGGCACCATGATCATGTGTGGCTCGCCTGGCTGCCCTGTCCTCTCATGCCTACATTAGAGCCCTTGCGGGGATAAAGAGGCAGTCCTGTTTGTTCTGCCTCAGGTATCTGCATGGGCAGTTTCTCCCAAGGTCCCCAGGCACTATCCACGACCTCCAGTCTCCTCCCTGATCCCACTTCATGCCTGCCCCCACCTAAGTGCACTCTTCGTCATCAGGTATGAGAGATATCAAGTCTCAGACCCATCAAGGTCCAGGTATGGACCTGCCTCACCCAGCCCTTGGCTGAGACCTGAGAGGACAGAGGCAGCAGAGCCCTCTGCTCTTGGGGACACCTCATTGCTTCTGTAGGCCTCCTGCCGGAAGGCTCACCCCCTTGATGGAAACTGAATGGGGTTCTGTGCCTTTGCTTCTAAGAAGGCTCTTCAGCTGCTTCTTCAAGgcctccttctccctctggaGCGTCAGGATCTCCTGATCTTTCTTCTGCATCTGGTTCTCCATCTCTGAGAAACGCTGGAGCTCTTCTCCCATCAGGAGCAGAGAGTGATCCTGAAGGGAAAGGGATCAGCTCAGAACGTCCAAAACCAGACCAAGTTCTCAGACAAGACTGCAGCACAGATTTATCTGTCCTAGAGggacagaagggaagggagggaatgaaggggggaggaagggaggaaagaaggaaaaaaagaaggaaggaaggaaagagggaaggaaggaaggaaagaaggaaggaaggaaggagagagggagggagggaaggaaggaaggaagggagggaggaaggaaggaaggaaaggaaagaaggaaggaaggaaggaaggaaggaaggaaggaaggaaggaaggaaggataggagctgaagagatgctcAGCCAGTAAAGTACTTGAGTTTAATTTCCGGAACCCACATAAAATAGGTGTTGGGGTCAGGGAGATATCTTAGTCATTAGGAACACTGGTGGTTTTCCCAGAGAACCAGGGTTTTATTCCCAGCCCTGACATGATGGCatacaatcatttgtaactccagttccaggggatctggcatctTCTCTACAGTTCATAGGCACTGtacacagaaagcacacacacgATTGGGCAAAACACTCTTGTGCACGAAAACAAttcattaaaaagaattaaaagctgggtggtggtggcgcacgcctttaatcccagcacttgggaggcagaggcaggcagatttctgagttcaagaccagcctggtctacagagtgagctccaggacaaccagggctacacagagaaaccctgtctcaacaaaccaaacaaacaaacaaaaaagaattaaaaacccCGTCTCATTCTATTAAAGCCAATAATTTAAAGTTAACTcaacaccagagagagagagagagagagagagagagagagagagagagagagggagggagggagggagggggagagagagagagagagagagagagagagagagagagagagagagagagagaaaagaaaaaccggGGATGGGGGGGTACAAGGGGAGCACACTTATATCCTAGCACCTGGATGACAGACATGGGTAGATCCTTAGGGCCAGCCTAATCtactcagtgagagaccctgtcttgaaaaacaaggcAGACAGCACCCTCAGAGCAACACCCATGATCCTTTACACACAGgcgcacctgcacacatgtgcacgaaCGCACAAATCCGTGATACAGATACAGTAAGCAATACATCTGAGAAAATCAGCACAACCTAGAGCCAAGAGAAAGCAGCTGACCAGAGAGAGACACAATGGGACTCAGGGATGCCTGGAATGAGGAGGCTGCCCCTGCAGGAGCCACAGAAGATGACAACAAGGGGAAACACCCATCTTGTAAAGAAATGGAGTCTGTGCTTTATTAAAACTCTTGtctgtgagccgggcagtggtggctcatgcctttaatgccagcacttgggaggcagaggcaagcgaatttctgagttcgaggccagcctggtctacagagtgagttccaggacagccagggctatacagagaaaccctgtctctgtctcgaaaaaacaaaaacaaaaaacaaaaacttatctGTGGTAATAGTATGGAATCTCAActcacttgagaggctgaggcaggaggatggtgaattCAAGGTCTGCCTGTGCTGTaaagtaagttcaaagccagcctgagcataTCACCCTCAAAACAAAAGGGTGATAGAAGTTGTTGGGGCTGTAAGCACACAAAAGACTCGGAGTTTGAGCTCCGGAAAGCAAAATGAT from Mastomys coucha isolate ucsf_1 unplaced genomic scaffold, UCSF_Mcou_1 pScaffold18, whole genome shotgun sequence carries:
- the Ccdc27 gene encoding coiled-coil domain-containing protein 27 isoform X2, which translates into the protein MCGTIYPPKISKGLMVLQSKASRNTQDSEKKPKSTRQSLSKSTQAAIGCFYCKQDQIKQLTKHNGFVSEMEDMRKAFLMRPGCPQFSTRTTSVSHVGSATMVDLPGTSSGVWKWSEDYALGRLGSASSVNGQIFPFSKSACELNYPRKRSEPLVLSPTSSPTMFKKSQRTRMPWYISVIHEKDHSLLLMGEELQRFSEMENQMQKKDQEILTLQREKEALKKQLKSLLRSKGTEPHSVSIKGERSSETPLKLGRVGTLKTMYKEEDELQRWMQMQEEYNLAESSKELHMEPGSAVEEKSSEGPPEEAAPAKLRPIQSKTGTLLEVGPEEEEEETKGTEEEEISVDEEERSWELREEEEHQPKRSYSMTESFEEELMAQLEEYERMLVDFQSELEFTRSRYSMATGAITSLQRQTDFQESQLRKVTTENELLEKELRERKRQIQDMTDKFSSLREEKKHQEVMGLIEKENLILRQKVADLKTELANSEQTIEELNTQTKELQDQVNTDKDHLRRWKGLHDDLQMRNEMIQQAEQQTRVVLETTQARLEKLRNKIIQAVYSVSGTKNLSMELSDTYILESLQRIISERSDFYSQLKQKGVKVPPLQQSDVSLPTKIKKLLNK
- the Ccdc27 gene encoding coiled-coil domain-containing protein 27 isoform X3, translated to MVLQSKASRNTQDSEKKPKSTRQSLSKSTQAAIGCFYCKQDQIKQLTKHNGFVSEMEDMRKAFLMRPGCPQFSTRTTSVSHVGSATMVDLPGTSSGVWKWSEDYALGRLGSASSVNGQIFPFSKSACELNYPRKRSEPLVLSPTSSPTMFKKSQRTRMPWYISVIHEKDHSLLLMGEELQRFSEMENQMQKKDQEILTLQREKEALKKQLKSLLRSKGTEPHSVSIKGERSSETPLKLGRVGTLKTMYKEEDELQRWMQMQEEYNLAESSKELHMEPGSAVEEKSSEGPPEEAAPAKLRPIQSKTGTLLEVGPEEEEEETKGTEEEEISVDEEERSWELREEEEHQPKRSYSMTESFEEELMAQLEEYERMLVDFQSELEFTRSRYSMATGAITSLQRQTDFQESQLRKVTTENELLEKELRERKRQIQDMTDKFSSLREEKKHQEVMGLIEKENLILRQKVADLKTELANSEQTIEELNTQTKELQDQVNTDKDHLRRWKGLHDDLQMRNEMIQQAEQQTRVVLETTQARLEKLRNKIIQAVYSVSGTKNLSMELSDTYILESLQRIISERSDFYSQLKQKGVKVPPLQQSDVSLPTKIKKLLNK
- the Ccdc27 gene encoding coiled-coil domain-containing protein 27 isoform X1 → MPHTAPGSLGSLPFLAWTALKSGQAKAVFPSIRGAAHRSFRDFGSVFLMKQENLPQECCSTAPKISKGLMVLQSKASRNTQDSEKKPKSTRQSLSKSTQAAIGCFYCKQDQIKQLTKHNGFVSEMEDMRKAFLMRPGCPQFSTRTTSVSHVGSATMVDLPGTSSGVWKWSEDYALGRLGSASSVNGQIFPFSKSACELNYPRKRSEPLVLSPTSSPTMFKKSQRTRMPWYISVIHEKDHSLLLMGEELQRFSEMENQMQKKDQEILTLQREKEALKKQLKSLLRSKGTEPHSVSIKGERSSETPLKLGRVGTLKTMYKEEDELQRWMQMQEEYNLAESSKELHMEPGSAVEEKSSEGPPEEAAPAKLRPIQSKTGTLLEVGPEEEEEETKGTEEEEISVDEEERSWELREEEEHQPKRSYSMTESFEEELMAQLEEYERMLVDFQSELEFTRSRYSMATGAITSLQRQTDFQESQLRKVTTENELLEKELRERKRQIQDMTDKFSSLREEKKHQEVMGLIEKENLILRQKVADLKTELANSEQTIEELNTQTKELQDQVNTDKDHLRRWKGLHDDLQMRNEMIQQAEQQTRVVLETTQARLEKLRNKIIQAVYSVSGTKNLSMELSDTYILESLQRIISERSDFYSQLKQKGVKVPPLQQSDVSLPTKIKKLLNK